A window from Toxoplasma gondii ME49 chromosome IX, whole genome shotgun sequence encodes these proteins:
- a CDS encoding hypothetical protein (encoded by transcript TGME49_264830) gives MALRQSSADPGGQGDVVQMLQTLYFNTDPHARRQADVWLRQWQKSSDAWALSMEMLLHYTQTPGASPASVRLSDEAVYFLCQTLRTKTMFDFHQLPLASHESLCSQVLRLLQAFSAPGAPEASCAEATSSPSAASSNSQRDRHRAAVTQLSLCLADLALQTADKWQNPVQVILQAFPLALPASDSGSDLATGNEHGRAIALLLLLLKHLAEESTSRRVMADETVRRRHLANMGKAASTVMQTLLKLRQVVRNRKQGLEEKKRLAPQGQPRAALLDALALNDSLLRSILSCWRVWLPFLQPLAAGDGEDRDGDNAGLAGCASQLLETSAQEQQASLALVFSDCLEVLAAPRQPAASNSPAATGDEDANEAAASCVLRLLKSVTASTQELRMRFLRLQKEAAHAQAGPGVEELSSSFSPPAPEVLEHALRDTEARLKASESFEQQLLQEILARCVGALRGRLLAALQRSGEGEGEEFEDEFDALQALTTLARVYAGVAIFLIPALMRRTHRDAQLQELVHLLMKISEAPRTRRIVAHALEATAGGSEADEGDEGEEEALLVIEEPMRFWMKLAEAAHRAETAFSACALRGENKGETPGQKAPARGLDAEAPNPDDAGQSIEALKEVYTHLLRECLLQVTMPKRVAAAALSSDYDAYRRAILDCVEDCALLLSPERASLVAIDNLQQLRRRQEEELQRVSSLGASLTPAVAAELHQHQERLLEGALVVLAKLCSLDTDFSALKQHLQVPLAAISVVLGAEAFPVHSLPLLHTTIYARVAAIDLLKELLVPLVDDAAALQQALQMLVRQLLTQTAGPGAGEQGGAGNREDEERQAMIQTLHVNASRAVRQLCVAAKPPALHPPLVNELVNLTIALANVKADEDVQMFVLEGVSAVASKMEDTATFLSVLEALCKPAIAGLQQTETNEAAVCWHLDCLAVILRDAVCPGTSSSSTSHADASRHMSVATFITSSLWPLLRAQLEKLPAHQRIVEKALRCLKHAVRCAGEGFKPLLPDFLALLEKNAQLCLHCTYLYAAEWLAMQFGQDEQYQQPLMHLFRQLSAQALQAIQEQSQNIDACCDLVEDCYGMVNRYIRYCPLLVSLSPSSVQQALMVARSAMYVQQREAAQVVFTFLDSCAFVCDEQRPVEPLSNALRSIVLEHLPPLVEEAFRLLMEAPPGYVVGLIESFLITVVQVFRHCAEQWIGRGLLALPPAVLPSEAMKTELLAKLCRSDTCSVSEAVEDLAYRCEQVCLRNRA, from the exons ATGGCGCTCCGGCAGAGCTCCGCGGACCCTGGGGGCCAGGGCGACGTCGTGCAGATGCTGCAGACGCTGTACTTCAATACGGATCCCCATGCGCGTCGTCAGGCAGACGTCTGGCTCCGGCAGTGGCAGAAGTCTTCCGACGCGTGGGCTCTCTCGATGGAGATGCTCCTGCATTACACGCAGACGCCCGGAGCTTCGCCGGCCTCTGTCCGTCTCAGCGACGAGGCTGTCTACTTTCTCTGCCAGACTCTGCGCACCAAGACGATGTTTGACTTTCACcagcttcctctcgcctctcacGAAAGCTTATGCTCGCAGGTTCTCCGCCTTCTGCAGGCCTTCTCAGCGCCAGGGGCGCCAGAAGCGAGCTGTGCAGAAGCCActtcctcgccctcggcTGCCTCGAGCAACTCGCAGAGGGACAGACACCGCGCGGCTGTCACCCAgctgtcgctctgcctcgCAGACCTCGCCTTGCAGACAGCAGACAAATGGCAGAATCCGGTGCAGGTGATTCTCCAGGCCTTTCCGCTCGCTCTGCCGGCGTCGGACTCGGGGTCGGACCTCGCGACTGGTAACGAGCATGGTCGCGCTATtgcgcttctccttctcctcctcaaGCACCTTGCGGAGGAAAGCACAAGTCGCCGCGTGATGGCTGACGAGACAGTgcggcggagacacctcGCGAATATGGGGAAGGCCGCGTCCACGGTCATGCAGACGCTGCTGAAGCTCCGGCAAGTCGTTCGGAACAGGAAGCAGGGcctcgaggagaagaagcgtctcGCGCCCCAGGGCCAGCCGCGCGCCGCGCTCCTCGACGCGCTCGCTCTCAACGACTCGCTTCTGCGCTCCATTCTCTCCTGCTGGCGAGTCTGGCTGCCTTTCCTCCAGCCGCTTGCGgccggcgacggcgaggatcgagacggagacaacgCGGGCCTCGCAGGATGCGCCTCGCAACTGCTTGAGACAAGTGCACAGGAGCAGCAGGCGAGTCTTGCCCTTGTCTTCTCAGACTGTCTGGAGGTGCTGGCGGCTCCGCGGCAGCCGGCGGCTTCCAACTCGCCAGCGGCGACTggggacgaagacgcgaacgaGGCTGCAGCGAGCTGtgtgcttcgcctcctcaaGTCGGTCACCGCGTCGACTCAGGAGCTCCGCATgcgcttccttcgccttcagaaggaggcggcgcatgcacaggcggGGCCTGGCGTCGAGGAGCTATCCTCGTCGTTCTCACCGCCGGCGCCCGAGGTCCTCGAGCATGCTCTGCGGGACACTGAGGCGCGGCTCAAGGCGTCTGAGTCCTtcgagcagcagctgcttcagGAGATTCTCGCGCGCTGCGTTGGGGCGTTGCGGGGACGCCTGCTCGCCGCGCTCCAGAGAAGCGGTgagggagaaggggaggagTTCGAGGACGAGTTCGACGCCCTGCAGGCCCTGACGACGCTCGCGAGAGTTTACGCGGGTGTCGCGATTTTCTTGATTCCCGCGCTCATGCGCAGGACGCACAGAGACGCCCAGCTGCAGGAACTTGTCCACCTCCTGATGAAAATCTCGGAGGCCCCTCGCACGCGCCGCATAGTCGCGCATGCGCTGGAGGCGACAGCCGGGGGGtccgaagcagacgaaggcgacgagggcgaagaagaggcgctcCTCGTGATCGAGGAGCCAATGCGGTTCTGGATGAAGCTGGCGGAGGCCGCGCACCGCGCAGAGaccgccttctctgcatgcgcgctgcGCGGcgagaacaagggagagacCCCGGGCCAGAAGGCCCCGGCGAGGGGCCTTGACGCGGAGGCGCCAAACCCCGACGACGCAGGCCAGTCGATTGAGGCCCTGAAGGAAGTCTACACACACCTCCTGCGGGAGTGTCTGCTCCAGGTGACGATGCCTAAGCGTGTGGCGGCGGCCGCGCTCTCGAGCGACTACGACGCCTACCGACGAGCGATCCTCGACTGCGTGGAAGACTGTGcgttgctcctctctccggaGCGCGCGAGCCTCGTTGCAATTGACAATCTCCAGCAGctgcgacggagacaggaagaagaacttcAACGCGTCTCGTCGCTCGGGGCCTCGCTCACCCCCGCCGTCGCTGCCGAGCTCCACCAGCACCAAGAGCGTCTCCTTGAGGGGGCCCTCGTGGTCCTGGCCAAGCTGTGCAGCCTTGACACAGATTTCTCGGCTCTGAAGCAGCATCTGCAGGTGCCGCTCGCCGCGATCAGCGTCGTTCTCGGAGCGGAAGCCTTTCCAGTCCACTCCTTGCCGCTTCTCCACACCACGATCTACGCCAGAGTCGCGGCCATCGACTTGCTCAAGGAGCTCCTCGTCCCCCTCGTTGACGACGCCGCCGCCCTCCAGCAGGCGCTCCAGATGCTCGTCCGGCAGCTTCTCACCCAGACGGCGGGGCCTGGAGcaggagaacaaggaggcgcgggaaacagagaagacgaagagcgccAGGCCATGATTCAAACGCTGCACGTCAATGCGTCACGAGCTGTCAGGCAGTTGTGTGTCGCTGCAAAGCCACCTGCTCTGCATCCGCCTCTTGTCAACGAACTCGTCAACCTCACCATTGCACTTGCAAATGtcaaagcagacgaagat GTCCAGATGTTCGTTTTGGAGGGGGTGTCTGCCGTCGCCAGCAAAATGGAGGACACTGCGACGTTCCTCAGT GTTTTGGAGGCTCTGTGCAAGCCGGCGATTGCTGGCCTCCaacaaacagagacgaacgaagCCGCTGTATGCTGGCATCTGGACTGTCTCGCCGTCATATTGAG agacgccgtcTGCCCCGGaacctcttcttcatcgacttcgcatgcagacgcctcGAGACATATGAGCGTCGCCACATTCATCACTTCCTCGCTTTGGCCGCTGCTGCGTGCACAGCTCGAAAAGCTTCCTGCGCACCAGCGAATCGTCGAAAAGGCTCTCCGGTGTCTGAAGCATGCAGTGCGTTGCGCCGGCGAAGGCTTCAAGCCTCTCTTGCCGgacttcctcgctctcctcgaaAAAAATGCGCaactctgtctccactgcaCTTACCTCTACGCCGCCGAGTGGCTGGCCATGCAGTTTGGGCAAGACGAACAGTACCAGCAGCCTCTGATG CACCTGTTCCGCCAACTGAGCGCCCAGGCTCTCCAAGCGATTCAGGAGCAA AGCCAAAACATAGATGCATGCTGCGACCTCGTTGAGGATTGCTACGGAATGGTGAACCGCTATATCCGTTACTGTCCTCTCCTTGTCAGTCTATCGCCGTCCTCAGTGCAGCAG GCACTGATGGTCGCGCGATCGGCGATGTACGTCCAGCAGCGAGAGGCTGCGCAGGTCGTCTTCACCTTCCTCGACTCTTGTGCCTTCGTCTGCG ATGAACAGAGGCCGGTGGAGCCGCTTTCAAACGCTCTGCGTTCCATTGTTTTGGAG CATTTGCCGCCATTGGTGGAGGAGGCCTTTCGCCTGCTGATGGAAGCCCCGCCAGGCTACGTCGTCGGCCTCATCGAG AGCTTCCTCATCACAGTCGTCCAGGTCTTCCGCCACTGTGCCGAGCAATGGATCGGGC GGGGTCTGTTGGCGCTTCCGCCCGCGGTGCTTCCCAGCGAAGCGATGAAAACGGAGCTGTTG GCGAAGCTTTGCAGGTCCGATACTTGCAGCGTTTCCGAGGCAGTTGAAGACCTCGCGTACAG ATGCGAACAAGTCTGCCTCCGAAACCGCGCTTGA